GGTTCGTACTCGTCGGGCGTGTAGGTCTTCAGTTCGAGGGCGTGGATGTCGGTGGTCATGTGATCGCCAAGCGCGTCGTAGACCAGTTGGTGCTGGGCGACCAGCGACTTGCCCTCGAAGGCCGGCGAGACGACGACCGCCGCCAGATGGTCCTCGTCGTGAGTCCCCCGTGGATGGGTGACCGTCGCCTCACAGTCCTCGATTCCCGCCTCGATCAGCGCTTCGACGTCCTCGGCGTCCATGGTCGGACTGTGCGCCCGAGGCCCAAAACGGTTTCAGATCTCAGGTCCACTGATCCAGCCCGGTCTGGGTGACCGATTCCTCGATGCGCTCGAATCCCCTCGATACCTCATCGGCGGGGATCTCCCAGTCGGCGACGTACTCGCGGGCACCCGCGACGTCCGGCGAGAGGGCGGTGTCGAACCCGTAGTCGTCGGTCACGTCCGGCTGTAAGAACAGCTCGCGGACCGCCTCCATCTCCCCGACCACGGCGTCTCGGGCGTCGAGGACGCCCGCCAGGTCGCCGTGTTCGTGGATCGCCTTCACCGCCGTCTTGGGCCCCATCCCGTGGACGCCCTCGTTGAAGTCGGTCCCACAGAGGATCCCCACGTCGACCAGCTGCTCGTGGGTCAACTCGTGGGCCGCGAGGGTCGCCGCCAGATCCATGCACTCGGGGTCACCCTTGCTCGTGAGTTGCCGTAGCGTCAGGGGCGCCCCGAAGAGCAAGGCGTCGTAGTCCTCGGTGCCGGCGTAGTCGACGTCGGCCGATTTCGCCATGTGGGCGGCTTGGGCCTCGCCCTCGGTGGGGGCCTCGACGATGGGGACGTCGAGCAGTTCGAGCAGCTCGCGGGTGGTCCGTTGGATCGTGTCGGTCAGGCGCTGGGTGCGCGCCTCGAGCCGGGCGGCCTCGACACGATCGCCCCGCTCGCGGGCGTTTCGGGCCTCCGCCGCGGCGCGTTCCTTGGCGGCGCGCCGGTCGTCGATCTCGCCGTCTTTGAGGTCGGTGACGACGCCGTCGAAGACGAACACGGGGACGAGGTCGTTCTCGAAGAACTTCGGTAGCCCCTGAACGATCCCCACGAGGTTGGCGACTTCGGTCCCCTCGGCGGTGGTGTAGACGTCGTCTGCGGTCCACTTGACGGTCGTCGTGAGATACCGATAGAGCCAGTTGTGCGCGTCGACCGCGACGACCGCCCCCGACAGGTCCTCAAACGGGACCGTCTCGATCGCCGCGAGGTCCCGAAGCGCTGCGTTTCCCATTGTAGGGGGTACGAACGGGGACGGTTTCAAGCTACGGATGGGTTGTCTGTAGCGAAACGACAACACTTAATCGCGCGATCCCGTCGAACCGGTATATGCTCGGATGGGGAAGGTTGTGGCCGGGTCGCCGGGGGGCGACCGCGATCGGATTCGTACTGCTCGTCGTCCTTGCAAGCGGCGTCGTCGCCGGGGTGCAGGGCCAGCCCAACGTGAGCGTCTTCGCACCCGAGAACACGGTCTCGCCGGGCGAGACGACGCAGATCGACCTCCAGTTGATGAACAACGGGACCATCGAGGAGGGCAGCGAGGGCATCGAGGTCATCACCCAGCAGGGTGATCGCCAGCGCGTCCAGACCGCGCGCAACGTGACCGTCGAGGCCGAGGCCGACGGCCCGCCCTTCGAGGTCGAGACCGCGACGGTCCCCGTCGGAAGCCTCCCGGAGGGGACGAGCCAACCGATCCCGATCACCGTCTCGGTCAACGAGGACGCGCCGGCGAGCACCTACCAGCTGACGGTCACCGTCGAGTACGTCTATACGAGTCAGGTCGAGAACGGCGAGGAGACGGTCGTCTCCGAGACGATCACCGAGGAGGTGCCGATCGTGATCGAGGAGAGCGCTCGCTTCGACGTCGAGAGCGTCGAGAGCGACCTCGAGGTCGGCAGCGACGGCGAGGTGACGGGTACGGTCGAGAACGTCGGCAGCGGGGACGCCGAGGACGCCGTCCTCCGGCTGACGAACGAGTCGGGTACCCTCGGCTTTGCCGAACGGGAGTACGCGCTTGGCGACGTCGAGGCCGGCGAGAGCGCCGAGTTTACCTTCGACGCCGACGTGAGCGCCGAGGCGAGCGCGGGCGACCGGCAACTGGACTTCGTCGTCGCCTACCAAGACGAGCGGGGCAACGACCGCGAGGCGACGACGAGCACACAAGTGGGCGTCGACCCCGAAAGCGAGAAGTTCAGCGTCGAACCGCTCAACGCGAGCGTCGAGAGCGGGGCGAGCGACACGGTCGAACTCGAAGTCACAAACGAGGGCGAGGAGGACGTGAGCAACCTCAACGCACAGCTCTTCGCCGACAGCCCGCTCTCGGTCGGGAGCGATCAGGCCTACGCCGCCGAACTCCCCGCCGGCGAGTCGGTGGTCCTCTCCTTCGACGTGAGCGCCGAGAGCGACACCGCGGGGACCTACCCGGTCGATATCGACTTCAGCTACGACGACGGCGAGGGCGACACCCAGCTCTCCGAGCAGTACCAGGTCCCCGTCGATGTGACCGAACCGGCCGACGACGGCTTCGGCGGCTGGACGCTCGGCGCGGCCGGCCTCGCGCTGGCGATCGTCGGGCTGGCGGTCGGAATCCGCCGGTTCGCGTAGATGTCGCGCCACGAGCGCGCC
The DNA window shown above is from Halalkalicoccus jeotgali B3 and carries:
- a CDS encoding COG1361 S-layer family protein; the encoded protein is MLGWGRLWPGRRGATAIGFVLLVVLASGVVAGVQGQPNVSVFAPENTVSPGETTQIDLQLMNNGTIEEGSEGIEVITQQGDRQRVQTARNVTVEAEADGPPFEVETATVPVGSLPEGTSQPIPITVSVNEDAPASTYQLTVTVEYVYTSQVENGEETVVSETITEEVPIVIEESARFDVESVESDLEVGSDGEVTGTVENVGSGDAEDAVLRLTNESGTLGFAEREYALGDVEAGESAEFTFDADVSAEASAGDRQLDFVVAYQDERGNDREATTSTQVGVDPESEKFSVEPLNASVESGASDTVELEVTNEGEEDVSNLNAQLFADSPLSVGSDQAYAAELPAGESVVLSFDVSAESDTAGTYPVDIDFSYDDGEGDTQLSEQYQVPVDVTEPADDGFGGWTLGAAGLALAIVGLAVGIRRFA
- a CDS encoding BolA family protein; this translates as MDAEDVEALIEAGIEDCEATVTHPRGTHDEDHLAAVVVSPAFEGKSLVAQHQLVYDALGDHMTTDIHALELKTYTPDEYEPR
- the fen gene encoding flap endonuclease-1 gives rise to the protein MGNAALRDLAAIETVPFEDLSGAVVAVDAHNWLYRYLTTTVKWTADDVYTTAEGTEVANLVGIVQGLPKFFENDLVPVFVFDGVVTDLKDGEIDDRRAAKERAAAEARNARERGDRVEAARLEARTQRLTDTIQRTTRELLELLDVPIVEAPTEGEAQAAHMAKSADVDYAGTEDYDALLFGAPLTLRQLTSKGDPECMDLAATLAAHELTHEQLVDVGILCGTDFNEGVHGMGPKTAVKAIHEHGDLAGVLDARDAVVGEMEAVRELFLQPDVTDDYGFDTALSPDVAGAREYVADWEIPADEVSRGFERIEESVTQTGLDQWT